The nucleotide sequence TTACTTGACAAAACGGATATCGTTCAGAGGCCAGTAAATCAGGCTTGTCTGACCCATTACCTCGTCTTTTGAAACCGGTCCGATATGGCGGCTGTCTTTGCTGTAGCGGCGGTTATCGCCCATAACAAATAGCTGTCCTTCAGGGACCTTTTCCACTGTAAATGGCTCTGTAAGCGGTCCGTCTATCAGTGTGTTCTTGTATTCTTCAAGGTAAGGCTCCGCGTAGGCCTTTCCATTAATATAAAGTGTATCATCTTTGTATTCAATCCGGTCACCGGGAAGTCCTATGACTCTCTTGATATAATCCTTCTCTTCCGTTGCGTGAAAGACAACGATGTCAAACCGCTCTGGATCACCAATTTTGTAGCCGATTTTGTTGACAATCATCCGGTCCTGATCATGCAGGGTCGGCATCATTGAAAGTCCGTCAACGACAATCGGGGCAAAAAGGAAATAACGGATAACGGCTGCGAGTATTACGGCGACAGCAAGTGCTTTAATCCATTCAAACAACTCGCTCTTTTTTCGAGTCATGCTTTGAATTCACCTTCTCATACACTTTATTGTAGGCTGCTTGTTTGTTTATAGTATAGGATGACAGCTATATTTGCAGTCATGTTATTTTTTAA is from Bacillus sp. FSL H8-0547 and encodes:
- the lepB gene encoding signal peptidase I, whose product is MTRKKSELFEWIKALAVAVILAAVIRYFLFAPIVVDGLSMMPTLHDQDRMIVNKIGYKIGDPERFDIVVFHATEEKDYIKRVIGLPGDRIEYKDDTLYINGKAYAEPYLEEYKNTLIDGPLTEPFTVEKVPEGQLFVMGDNRRYSKDSRHIGPVSKDEVMGQTSLIYWPLNDIRFVK